In the Burkholderia glumae LMG 2196 = ATCC 33617 genome, one interval contains:
- the madL gene encoding malonate transporter subunit MadL, which yields MIIYGTALLAFCHLAGLLLGDLLGAAIGVKTNVGGVGIAMLLLIVLRIWLHRRGCLPKETEAGVTFWGAMYIPVVVAMAANQNVLAALKGGPVALLAAMGAVAICACCIAVLSRLGHDDSALVPVEQ from the coding sequence ATGATCATCTATGGAACCGCCCTGCTCGCGTTCTGCCATCTGGCCGGCCTTCTGCTCGGCGACCTGCTGGGCGCCGCGATCGGCGTGAAGACCAACGTCGGCGGCGTCGGCATCGCGATGCTGCTGCTGATCGTGCTGCGCATCTGGCTGCACCGGCGCGGCTGTCTGCCGAAGGAGACCGAGGCCGGCGTCACGTTCTGGGGCGCGATGTACATCCCGGTGGTGGTGGCGATGGCGGCCAACCAGAACGTGCTGGCCGCGCTCAAGGGCGGCCCGGTCGCGCTGCTCGCGGCGATGGGCGCGGTGGCGATCTGCGCCTGCTGCATCGCCGTGCTCTCGCGCCTGGGCCACGACGATTCGGCGCTCGTGCCGGTCGAGCAATAA
- a CDS encoding DUF1109 domain-containing protein, producing the protein MKTDDLISMLATGVTPADPRLPARRFATALAIGAAGALLLMAALLGMRRDLAEVALTPLFWAKLALPLALAIGALATLARLARPGAHAGRPSLLIAAPVAVAWIAALAVLAAAPAGDRLALVLGSTWQVCPWLIALLSVPGLVAILAALRRLAPTRLALAGGVGGLLSGAVATLVYCLHCPEMGVPFWSAWYLLGMLVPSAAGAAIGPRVLRW; encoded by the coding sequence ATGAAGACCGACGATCTGATATCGATGCTGGCCACCGGCGTGACGCCCGCGGACCCGCGCCTGCCGGCCAGGCGCTTCGCGACGGCGCTCGCGATCGGCGCGGCCGGCGCGCTGCTGCTGATGGCGGCCCTGCTCGGCATGCGCCGCGACCTCGCCGAGGTCGCGCTCACGCCGCTGTTCTGGGCCAAGCTGGCGCTGCCGCTCGCACTCGCGATCGGCGCGCTCGCCACGCTCGCCAGGCTCGCGCGCCCGGGTGCGCACGCCGGCCGCCCGAGCCTCCTGATCGCCGCGCCGGTGGCAGTGGCCTGGATCGCCGCGCTGGCCGTGCTGGCCGCCGCGCCGGCGGGCGACCGGCTCGCGCTCGTGCTCGGCTCGACCTGGCAGGTCTGTCCGTGGCTGATCGCGCTGCTGTCGGTGCCGGGCTTGGTGGCGATCCTCGCCGCGCTCAGGCGCCTCGCGCCCACCCGCCTCGCGCTGGCTGGCGGCGTGGGCGGCCTGCTGTCGGGCGCCGTCGCGACGCTCGTCTACTGCCTGCATTGCCCGGAGATGGGCGTGCCGTTCTGGAGCGCCTGGTACCTGCTCGGCATGCTGGTGCCGAGCGCCGCGGGTGCCGCGATCGGGCCGCGCGTGCTGCGCTGGTGA
- a CDS encoding sigma-70 family RNA polymerase sigma factor: MERIRDGAARQQTEQALRQWLLAGLDGDEAAYRRFLSALCAYLRGFVRRRLANRPADVEDLVQEMLLAIHDKRHTYRAGEPLTAWVHAIARYKLIDDFRAWSRQDALNQSFDDESEWLAAPESEPFEARRDLAKLLDTLPDRQRLPILHVKLEGLSVAETARMTGLSESAVKIGVHRGLKALAAKIRGTR; encoded by the coding sequence ATGGAGCGAATTCGAGACGGTGCCGCTCGGCAGCAGACCGAACAGGCGCTGCGGCAGTGGCTGCTGGCCGGCCTCGATGGCGACGAGGCCGCCTATCGGCGCTTCCTGAGCGCGCTGTGCGCGTACCTGCGCGGCTTCGTGCGGCGCCGGCTCGCGAACCGGCCCGCCGACGTGGAGGACCTGGTGCAGGAGATGCTGCTGGCGATCCACGACAAGCGGCACACGTATCGCGCCGGCGAGCCGCTGACGGCCTGGGTCCACGCGATCGCGCGCTACAAGCTGATCGACGACTTCCGCGCCTGGTCCAGGCAGGACGCGCTGAACCAAAGCTTCGACGACGAATCGGAGTGGCTCGCGGCCCCGGAGTCGGAACCGTTCGAGGCGCGACGCGATCTGGCCAAGCTGCTCGACACGCTGCCGGACCGGCAGCGCCTGCCGATCTTGCATGTGAAGCTGGAAGGGTTGTCGGTGGCCGAAACGGCGCGGATGACCGGCCTGTCCGAATCGGCCGTGAAGATCGGAGTACACCGCGGCCTGAAGGCGCTGGCCGCGAAGATTCGGGGAACACGATGA